The Sandaracinus amylolyticus genomic interval TGAGAAGCCCCCATCGGGACCGGCAAGGCGGCATTGGACGTACGGGGGCGGCGTCCAGCGGACCTACCGAAACAACCCCGACGGCTCGAAACCGACAAGATCGACCCTACTCGCTCGAACTCCCTTCGAACACAACGACTGAAGCGAACGAACATGCAATTCAGACAAGTATGGAAACACGTGCGATCCCGTGACGATTTCTGGAGAAATCTGCACATTTGCCGCGAATACTGCGCAAGCGACCGATTCGTCGTTCCGCCGCTGTCCGACTACTTCGTCGAGGCGCTCACTACGATCGAGGCATGGTGTGCAGGCGGGCGTACCCCGCAGTACTCCGAACGCCAGCACAATCGCATGGGCCTCGTCATCCACCGCGAGATCACGGAGGCCGGGGTCCCGCTGGAGGGCCAGTGGCGGGAGATGTCCGCCCGGATGATCGAGGTCGGAAACCACTTCGAGTACTGGCCCACTGACGATCAGATCAGGAACGAAGTGGCGTTCTGGTCGGCGCAGACGATGCTCACTGCGAAGGCGCCTTCGATGGACGATGTTCGCGACGGCGCGGAGCGCATCGAGCGCGCGATTCGAGACGCGAACCAGTGGGCGTCGACACCAATCGCAAGCGAGAGGATGAACTTCCAACAACCTTTCGCGGCGGACACCATGACTCCGGTAGAGTGGCTTCAGTTCGTATTCCTGCCGCGAATCAGAAAAATCGACGCAGGTGGCTCGACGCTGCCCAAGTCGAGCACGCTGACGTATCTCGGCAGTGCACTTGCACATGAGCGCGCGAACTGGCCGATCATGTATGCGCTCAGCGATTTCGACCATCTCTTCGTCGAGCCCGAGCTCATCGACAACGTGAAGAGGTGGCCGCTGGTGAAGCGACGCTGAGAGAGTGGGCTCCACGAGCGCGAGCTGGCCTCGGATCCCGCGGATCCGAGGCCAGCTCGTCCCAGTCCGGCGCTCAGTTCGTCTGGAACAGGAACGGGTACGTCACTGCCGTCATCCCGTCGGTCGCCGGGAACTGCCACCTTCGCACCGCCTGGAGCACGCACTGCT includes:
- a CDS encoding YqcC family protein; translated protein: MRSRDDFWRNLHICREYCASDRFVVPPLSDYFVEALTTIEAWCAGGRTPQYSERQHNRMGLVIHREITEAGVPLEGQWREMSARMIEVGNHFEYWPTDDQIRNEVAFWSAQTMLTAKAPSMDDVRDGAERIERAIRDANQWASTPIASERMNFQQPFAADTMTPVEWLQFVFLPRIRKIDAGGSTLPKSSTLTYLGSALAHERANWPIMYALSDFDHLFVEPELIDNVKRWPLVKRR